One Vicia villosa cultivar HV-30 ecotype Madison, WI linkage group LG5, Vvil1.0, whole genome shotgun sequence genomic window, GATGCTGATGTTGTAATTGATGCTCTGAGTAATGATATTATGTTTGAAATTAGGAGGATTAGTGTTTAATGTGAGGTTTAGAGTCTCGGTGTGTGTTTCTCTTGTACTGTTTTTGGTACATTGGTGTTACAGTTAATAGATCTGCACAGAACAACAGTGTTTGGTGTCTAATTTTCCTGGTCAATCCGATGCTGCGTATGAACAATTCTGTCTGTGTGATTATTCTGGCATGGCTAAACTAGTGTATGATGATGTTGCTGATATAGTTTATGCCTTTACGAATTGAATATGTATTTGTGTTTTCCTGGTCAATCCGATGCTGCGTATGAGAAATGCTTTCTAACTGTGTGATTATTCTGACATGGCTAAACTAGTGTATATGATGATGTTGCTGATAGTTTATGCCTTTACGAATTGAATATGTATTTGAATTATCCTGGTCAGCCCAATGCTGCATATGTGCTGCTGCAATGCTACCTACATTATCGTGTGATCCGTGCTCTTCATGATTCTGCCCCTGTCTTGTGGCCAATGTGATAGTCTAATTCCATTTATACTGTTAAAATTAGGATTGGGTGGCACTGGAAAACCTGttgttgatttaagacttgttgGATATGTTGTTTCAATTAGTTCATAATTCATACATTGGTGTCCTAATGTTATTCTACTTCTTTAACTATTTGCTTACTGAGTTATGGTTGATGGTTATGTGGATGGCAGGTTGCAGGATGTTGTGCATAGTGAGAAGCGATTGTATCTTGTTTTTGAGTACCTTGACTTAGATCTAAAGAAGCATATGGATTCATCTCCGGAATTTTCCAAAGATCAACGACAAGTAAAAGTGTGTGACTTTTCTGCTTCTGTTTTCTTTAGAAATTTTGAGCTTTTTTATGACTACGAAAGTAACGAAGTAGCAAGAAATACTACTCAGGCATTGATTGAATGGTTTTCGTATCTCCAGGCCCGTCTCtctaaaaattaaatgaataaaaaatgaaagcCAATGGTGATTTATTAACATTTTGGTTGGCAACATAACTATAGTTTGTCAAAATGCAGGTGCATACATATTATGCATGTCTCTTGAATTTTGTGATGAATTGCAAGTTGGATTGCAGTTGATTGGTTTGATTTTGTCCATAATAGTTTGCTATTTACGAAGATGAGTGACAGGTTAATTAGGTTTGACCTTTAGTATGTTGATTTTGTCCATAATAGTTTCCCTCTGGTtctatttataagagaaaatttgttttttaagttAATTGCTTAATCAATGCATCTGGACTGTATAATATATCAAATACATTGATtatttaatgaatctaaaaagtcaattttctcttataaataggacTAGAGTGAATATTTATGAAGACGAGTGACAGGTTGATTAAGTTTGGCCTTTAGTATGTTGATTGGGCCTGCTAAGTGGATCTGTGCTTTCTGAAAATGAAGTATGATTATCTGTTCTcgagaaaaaattaactttagcaTGTTGACTGTGGCTTTTAGTTACTCACTGAAAGTGAAGGTGCTTGCTACTTAAATTGAAATTCTTTGTTTTTGACAAAAAGTAAACTGGGTCTATGAACTAATCATAGCCTACGAAGCACGGATGTCAAAATCTCAGTCGAATCGTATCTGATACGCCGATACACTGCGATACGACGCCGATACATATCAAAAGAGtatctaaatttatttattttagaaaataaataaataaatctgaTATGACGGCGAAACGGCTCCGATCTGATGCAGATACATGACTCTTCATTTTTCTCAGAGTCATTCACTCACTTTTTAACGGTTGTTTTCTTTAATACCCTCCCTTTAATTTTTTCCTAATACTTGTCCTTTTGTAAGATTGGTTTTATTCTCTATAATTTCTTGCTATCAATTACCGATATTTGAAATTTAATTCAGATTAATTATGACTTTCTTTTTacgttttattaatattatttattaaggaAAATTTTAGATTCGTCTGCAAgttcctttcttccttctttaaATCTTTCACGTAACatgttaaaaattatgttatgtgtttgatttttgtttgactATGATTTAACTAgatgtataattttaattttatatatgtattttaaacGTATTGTATCCTTTATTATTCAATTAGTGACGTATTGTCGTATTGAATACACATCGTATCTGATACTCGCATCTTGTCCGTGCTCCGTTGATCATAACGTATATATTTTCTACATCAGAAGGAACTCTAGTCTTCTTTGCTGGTGCAAAGCATCACATGACTGTAAAAATGGTGTATTAGTTTGCATCTTTTGTCTTTCATTAGATGTTTGCCCCCCTTTTCATTGCCTGCCTCAACTTTGAAATGAATTATCTGCGCTGGAGCATATGTGTTTTAGTTTCCCTTCCCATTTAATTGTGCATTTTTTATCACGATTAAATACTTCTACCTTATCACTCATCATTAATATGAATGTATTTTATCACGTATTGGAAAAGAGACAATCTAATAATAGTGACAAAGTGGGCCAATTAATTTGGAATTTGAATTGTTTAATGATGTTTTCTGCAGATGTTCCTCTATCAAATTCTCTGTGGCATTGCTTACTGTCATTCTCATAGAGTTCTTCACCGAGACTTGAAACCACAAAATCTGTTGATAGATCGCAGCTCTAATGCGCTAAAGCTTGCAGATTTTGGATTGGCTAGAGCATTTGGAATTCCTGTTAGGACATTTACACATGAGGTTTGTATGCTGCTAACTTATGTTGGCTTTTGGAATTTGGTCATCTATGGAGGttctgaaaatttgaaattaatgGGCTGATGCACAAGATAATAATTAAGTACACATGCTTAACTTTAATGTTTGAATAATTTTGAACTGCAAACTTTAGTCGGAAACCTTATTGGTCTATGTTGGAATTTCCACCTTCATTGTAGTCCGCCCCTAGTCGCCTAAATTGTGGCATTTGGCTTGGCTTCATTGCAGCctccaacaccttcattgtgttgggtttgaaggggttgatttagtcccacattgcttagagatatggcctatgttgtgtttataagtgggggcaatcctcaccatACATGCCTGTTTTATAAGGTTGAGTTAAGCCCAACCTAAATTTTAAGATTTTATAATGCTATAGCAATGCAATAAATCTTTCAGTTTATCATTTCTTCTCCCTGACtataatttgttatctgttggACCCTCCTCTTGGGtatcttattattattaaattgaggAAACAATGATGAAAACTCGTGTAGGATTGTTTGGACAGTTGAGAAGATGATTGTGGTTACAGTAGGCGGCCACTGGCTAGTGAGAAAAGTTATCAAATAGAGGATAGTTTGATTAAAAGTCGTAAAGGGAGACCTACATAGTTAGCAGAGAGCAGTATAAAGACCTTTCTCTAGACGATTTTGCTCAAATAGTTATTAACAGAATCCTATGCCATTGATTGTCCTATTTTGTCAACTCACCTACTGGGAGACTGGAGAAGGCTAGATGGTCGCTGTTATTGATGTATTATTTGTCTTTCCCCCTAATGGATTGCTAATTTTAACATTTCTTTACCGAGATAATGAATTTAACTCCCAAATTAACAAGGAAATTGTCTTATGGGAACTGTAAAATAATATGGTCTGTTTTATGTTATCCATCTAACTAATTCTTAGATTATTGCCATTCTTATAAAGTTGAAAATTTAAATACATGAAATATATAAGTTAGGGAGTTCTACAAGTAAACATGGGAAGCAAGGGCCAGGTAGTCTATATTTCTTTGAAACAGATGCTTGAAGTTATTAAATTAAAAGATTTATTAAATTAAGAACATAAAAATCTTTTGAACAGGTATAATGATAGATGGGATTTTATGACTAGATATTGATTCCTATTTTTACACTGGTTTTGGCGATTGTTTTTAGGTGGTGACACTATGGTACAGAGCTCCAGAAATATTGCTTGGGTCCCGTCATTATTCTACCCCAGTTGATGTCTGGTCAGTGGGATGCATATTTGCAGAGATGATAAACCAGCGACCACTTTTCCCCGGAGATTCTGAGATTGATGAATTGTTTAAAATATTCAGGTATGTAGCTTTTTTGCCATAAGTTTTACAGTTAATTAGATATATCATATAAAATTCTGCCAGATACAAATTGGACAAAGAATGCCTCCTAAGTCCATTAAAAGGCTCCAGACTTAAATTTGAATTATGGCTCAAATGTGTACTGTGATTTTCCAACTTTCGATTAATCTTAATGATTGTTAGGTTACAGATTTTTTCAGGTTTTAATAGTTTAGAATAGTCTAGACAGGGATTCAGTTGAAAGGACCTGAATACTGTATGTATTACTTTAATTGATGAATGCAAATAATAAGTGGTATGAACTCTCTGATTCCTGTATTTTACATTGACATTTCTCATAGATTTAAGACCATTTGGAATTGGTTGGTAGTTATGAGGATAAAATTGGAGTTTGGGCTGTGTTTTGTAATCTAGTTTAGGGCTTTATGACAAAAAAAAAGGGCAAACCGAAAGGATCCTTTTAGAGATTTGCAACATATTTTACTAGAATCTTCTGTTAATGTTTTGATCAAAGTGTATACTTTTGTTTCAAAATATAGCTCAGGGACTTTTATACCACCAGTATTGCAATCTAATATAATTCGGCCAATATATTTTTCCTTTCAAACAAGcatataacaaacaaataaacagtACATAATGTCTGCTTATAATTTTGTACATTGTTCCTTATATGAAGAATCACGGGTACACCAAATGAAGATACATGGCCTGGAGTGACTTCATTGCCTGATTTTAAATCAGCCTTTCCGAAATGGCCATCTAAGGTAATACAATGTATCTTTAACTCACATTAAATAATGTTAGGATTTCATTGCCATGTTTaaccttattttttgttttgcagGACCTAGCAACTCTAGTCCCAAATCTTGAGCCATCTGGTCTTGATCTGTTATCTGTAAGTGACTGCATCAAATATGATACTTTTTTAAATAATGAAGAAAGTAAATGTGTCTATTACGGTGATAAAATGTAACCAAATGTTTTACATATTTTGTTATCAACGAAGAGGAAGTACTAACTGTGACAGcatcaaatatgatatttttttaaataatgaagAAAATCACGGTGATAAATTGAAACCAAATGTTATGCATATTTTGTTATCAATGAAGAGGAAGTACCAACTGTTATTTTAGAACTAGGATAAAACTAAAGATCCACATTCAAAGCAGTTAGAAAAGCTCAAGTATCAGATGGTAATGTTTCTCATAATGTTGTAGATTAACACTACCTTTATTTGTTAAAACAATGACCGATTAGAGGTCATTTCTCACTATTCAGACTTGGGTAAAAAGGTTGACCATGCAAAATGGTGATATGAGGTCACAAACATTTCTGTTTGGCGATTTATAACAAACTTCATCAATCATGATTTTACCAATTAGGAATGTACAAATTGATTAAGTTTGGAACTGAAAGGATAGGAAGAGTGAAAGTGATTGTCCTCTGCTTTGTGTtcatcaattaaaaaatattaacatgCATGTTTTATGCTCTCCCTAATGATTGATTGCTTTCATTGATTTTAATTGGTTCTTACATTAGTATATGAATGTGTTGTGTGTTGTATTCCAGAGTATGCTTCGCTTGGATCCAAGCAGAAGAATTACTGCCAGGGGCGCTCTTGAGCATGAATACTTCAAAGACATTAAATTTGTCCCCTGAGTTCCTGGCTTCACGAAAGAGGTGTCTATATCATGTGTAGCAGTTTTGGGTTTTTGGCTCAGAAATGTGTGTTATCCTTGCTATTTTCTTCAATGCTTTGGACtgagtaatatttatttattggtttttacagatatttttttatattcagCTTGAGTGTGATTATATTCtctattaattttttgtttgccTTAGTCTCAATACAATGCAACCGGCAAATTCCTGTTTGCTTGATGTATAATATTAATAGATATTGCTGAATGGTGGTTGTAGAACAAATAGTTACTCCTACTGGCATGGAGCATGTAAATTTGACATACTTGATACACTCTTGTCTGTAAGTTGATTTTATCTGCTTATTCAAATGTACGAGTGAAGTATCCCaaagtattttttattataataaaatgaaTTGATGCATGGTTGCAAATAATTGCGATAGTTTTAAAATGATCACCACCATGGCGGTGATCACCACTATGCTTAGATGCTTTGTGCACTAATtatttggaaatcacaaaaacCAAAGTTCTGAATGAATTTTGCAAACCcctctatgttttttttttataagaaaaaaaaaacagtagaATGAGCAAGCTTGAAGCACAGCCTCCACTTCACCATCTTCTCCATGAAAAGCAGTGGGAGCTTTTCATTAATGCAGGTCATTCAAACTTTGATTCTGAAGAATGAATACCGTAAAAATATATTCCCCACCATTCAACAGATGGGATGGATTGATTCTTAACACCACAAACTAAGACCTCTCGAAGTTAGATGTTATCCATTCAAAGCATAATGCAAAGAAATTTTGGGTATTTCTCTTGAGCTTTAATCTACTATCtatctactatctattcattaataatagattgatcaaattgcctaaattactctttcaccaaaatttatttgcactaataaaaggtcatttttgtaactaacaaattaagtattcactctttcaactttattgaatggatgcaccaagtgttagcttttcattggtccgaattaaataacatttttcctacaactttattgcatgaatgatgacatcacatgtaagccatggatgatggaagtcatatttaaatttcttttacatttcattttcccacactttcttactttcattttaatttttcttaatttatttattatcacaaaaaatattaataatctatttttaaattttaatcttactaaaaatttcaaatttctttcgcatttcatttttccatattttaatttttcaacatttatctattatcgcaagaaatattaataatcgatcatttaattattattcccaaaaatatttaattatttcacgggccactatcaactcaatatttaattttttttaatcgatcattacacattttctctatcttaattaaaatttcaaatttctctcacattttttcacactttcttactttcattttaattttttctctaattatttatttatttattatctcacgggtcactatcaacataatgtctattttattttaatcaatcattgtctttatttgagagatgatttttatttttaaatgttaatatttcattttattatctccatcttattgtattttttatatgattatttaatataattgaatttatatgatcatttttcatttataattaaaccatagtgatctatatcattttttttaattgttgttggaccgtcaattattaaattacctgacccaatttttctattgtgttcttaacctatcttaaacatttttttgtggatcattgttttctatataattattgttaaatttacaattaagtaaattatttcatatttttcatttatatttaaaattttacatttgcatttgttaaaattttattttttttttcaactcacatgtccttttttatatggttctttattacacacaaaattagcacatgaatacgataataatgtttaatcttaagggccactttcaatacaatgcctattttattttaaacaataatgacttttatttgaaaactaaagtatttattttcaaatttcaaaacgattcctatggatattcggttttcaaagaattgggagtataacagagcaatcaataaaactctaactctattcaagtaaaacaattccttttaattatgcatattgcttataattccttttatttatattattcatatcattacaaaaatactacaccagaaaaaaaaatcacccgtgcggaagcacgggtctctgactagttattgttttgaaaatattCTCATGCGCTTACCTAATGTAACTAATATTTGCTAGATTTAATGAGATCTTTAAATGAGTTCAAGTTTAcaattttttattactttataaaTCTCTTGTTAACTTACAATAGAGTCTCAcaagataaaatataaaaataattttataagtgaTGACTGTCTTTAAAATCTAAGTAGAGGTTGAATTAGACTCAACACATATTCACGTAAACAAATAATCATCAtttgacaaaaaaaaactttGCCTTGGTTTtttccaacaaaaaaaaaacttcattaaTTCTTAAAAAAATACTACCAACTCCCTCCTTCAATATAAAAAACTTCTCAATTAACAAGATATCAAATCTTTATGCCCTTTGTTTTCATGTATATCTTGtgtatttaaaaatcaaaccgaAAAGAATAAAGTCGAATAATAGATGTATCATATAATGCAAGCTGTTCCAAATGAATAGATAAATAAGAGAATATCATTAATCAAATTACAACTTTCCTTACCCTAAAAACCAAACCATAAGATAGAACGAAATTTCACTGTTAACTATTACACTACAGAATTGATATAATAGGCTATTAATAATGACCACACCCTTATGATTCTACAAATTCTACCAACACATGCATGAAATCTTATGcgtaatatatataataattcaaGTATATATCTTAAATACACTAATTTGAGAAGTAAGAAACTGCAGCAGCATTCCTAGAAGCTATCCCATTTAAAACTGAGTACTGATCAACATAGCCACCACCATGACCATACCCTGAATGCACTATACCATGATCCTGATCCACCATCATTGACccattttgttgattttgaacattcaccttcttccttttcttcttctcaTAAGCAATTCCTCTAGCCTTAGCTTGAGCATCTCTAACTTCCCTAAGATACAATCTCACAGCACGTGCTCCAAAAGGGTTCATCTCCGACGAACCACCGTTCTCTTCAAAAGCAGCACGTAACCTACCAATAAGAGCATCAAGACTCCCCCAAGCTTGCTTCAAAGGACAAGGACATGGACCTGGTGGATGTGAGATTCCATAATAAGCACAGTTTTCAGAGTGAACTTTGGTTTTTCCAAACTGATCCAAGTAACGAAGAAACTCAAGAACGTGTGCACCGCTGCAACGAGAGAGTGTTAGTGGTGGACGATGGTTTTTTAGGTATTGACCGAAAGTATTCCAGTCACGTCTCTTTTGTGACTCGTATCTGCTTAGTGGTGGAGCAACAGAAACTTGCATTCTTTGTGAAGTTATTAACTCTTCACTATGGTTGCTGCTGCTTGAGGAGGAGTTTTGATAGCCGGAGATAGCGGCGGAGGCGGCGGCAGCCACGGCAGCTGACATATCAAAGTTTTGAGCTAggatatatatgtgtgtgttatTGAGCTTGAGCACaagatgtttttattttgttttttgtatAAGTTGAGATACATgtatatatgtgtgtatatataggTTTTATAGTGGTTTGAGATATTTGATGTTGAAAAGGTAGTGTTATTCAGGTGGGTTTGGTTGGGATTTGTCTAAAGCTAGCTAGCTGGATGAGAGAAGGAAAAAATCGGTGGTTTGAAAAAAGTGATTGATTTTAGAATTCATGGCATGTGGTCAAAAGGAAAGAGATAGGAGTTTGGTGTGATTTTGGTAACATGGATCATGGGTGGATGCATGGATCTagtaatgaagatgatgataattGGTTGAAATTCTTGGTCTAGTTAACTAAGGCTATACTCAATCTTGTGGATGTggagaagaaaaaaagatgagtCTAACTTGGGAGAGGTGACGAGGAATTTATAAAAGTTAAGCAAGAAGAATATAAGAGGATTTGAGTGTTAGGATGAGGTATAGGGTATATAGGGGGTAGCAAATTTCTTAGGTATAGGGAGACAAAAGAGGGGTCCATGCATTAGAGACCAAGTGATGGCAGTTTGAATATCACTTTAATTAATCTATCTCAATCATTGATCACACCCTAGTCAATTGACTTTTTAATTTGTTCTTAACCCTTTTTTTATTGAGTGAATTCTGATAACAAATAAAGGAAGAAAAGAAAGGTGGGGGGAAGTTGTTTTGGCCTACCTCATTAAGTAAAGTAAGAAGAAATACAATTTATCTCATTGGAGTGGACAGATAATTGTCAATTTGCACTTGATAGGTCTATTAACATAAGATTAAAGAGTTACGCGGGTGCTATGGCAACTGTTTTCTGTCTAGCATGATGGCATGAGTTAAGTTCATTCACAAGTATTTTTTCAATCTTAAGACTAAATAACTGTAGTGCACTTGGACTGTACTTTCCAAACTTCAATCATAGTGTGGGGTGCCTAAGATATTAGTATTAGGGTTGAGATATTCTCAATTTCttctatttatttttcctttttattattataattttaaagagTTTTatgtgtattaaaaataaatgtgatTATTAAATGTCACATTTAttacatttatatttttaaagcTTACAATACTCCTCCTTtccataataattatatattcgACAATTTAACGTAGATTAATAGTTACTTTAATCCTCATGTATGATGATGGTCGGTTGTTTTATGAtcattaatgattattattaatgGTTGGTTGGTTGgttgttttattagttttaatgattttttttggttttttcttcacccacctcctaacctttttgcccacccctggtgaatttaccacaataccccttgtttcggaagttcatttccgaaacggtactttttttggaaaaaaggtgttttcggaaatgaacttccgaaaacgtgttttttttaatataaaatattgatttcggagatgcatctccgaaataaagtcacttttcagaaaatgtggtgtttcggaagttcatctccgagcgcaccccccttggaggaattcggaaatgcacttccgaaaataggtctggacagaagaaaatgaacaattcgctttatttaatcgggtgaaaattacaacgataatattacataaaattaaagttacatattgttaaacacgggtaggtggggatgagagagtggtggggagaaaaaaaggcttccaaatttcaaaaggtttatttattattttaataaaaatacgtacaactgaaagtaacaaatgacggaggaggtgtaaccggagccgaaacatatgacggaggaggtggatgtccggaggaagaagacccggaggtacgtccaccgcgagacaaaggagccaatcaatgtaagctataatttatcattatcatcaggggacgtcattacaaaaaattggaaaaaaaatcttattatttttaatcttgattttttagaaatgacgtccccagatgataatcataaactatagcttacattgattg contains:
- the LOC131603090 gene encoding cell division control protein 2 homolog 2, with amino-acid sequence MEQYEKVEKIGEGTYGVVYKARDRVTNETIALKKIRLEQEDEGVPSTAIREISLLKEMQHRNIVRLQDVVHSEKRLYLVFEYLDLDLKKHMDSSPEFSKDQRQVKMFLYQILCGIAYCHSHRVLHRDLKPQNLLIDRSSNALKLADFGLARAFGIPVRTFTHEVVTLWYRAPEILLGSRHYSTPVDVWSVGCIFAEMINQRPLFPGDSEIDELFKIFRITGTPNEDTWPGVTSLPDFKSAFPKWPSKDLATLVPNLEPSGLDLLSSMLRLDPSRRITARGALEHEYFKDIKFVP
- the LOC131603091 gene encoding protein LIGHT-DEPENDENT SHORT HYPOCOTYLS 4-like, with protein sequence MSAAVAAAASAAISGYQNSSSSSSNHSEELITSQRMQVSVAPPLSRYESQKRRDWNTFGQYLKNHRPPLTLSRCSGAHVLEFLRYLDQFGKTKVHSENCAYYGISHPPGPCPCPLKQAWGSLDALIGRLRAAFEENGGSSEMNPFGARAVRLYLREVRDAQAKARGIAYEKKKRKKVNVQNQQNGSMMVDQDHGIVHSGYGHGGGYVDQYSVLNGIASRNAAAVSYFSN